Proteins co-encoded in one Microcebus murinus isolate Inina chromosome 5, M.murinus_Inina_mat1.0, whole genome shotgun sequence genomic window:
- the PAQR8 gene encoding membrane progestin receptor beta → MTTAILERLSTLSVSGQQLRRLPKILEDGLPKMPCTVPESDVPQLFREPYIHTGYRPTGHEWRYYFFSLFQKHNEVVNVWTHLLAALAVLLRFWAFAETEALPWASPHSLPLLLFILSSITYLTCSLLAHLLQSKSELSHYTFYFVDYVGVSVYQYGSALAHFFYSSDQAWYERFWLFFLPAAAFCGWLSCAGCCYAKYRYRRPYPVMRKICQVVPAGLAFVLDISPVAHRVALCHLAGCQEQAAWYHTLQILFFLVSAYFFSCPVPEKYFPGSCDIVGHGHQIFHAFLSICTLSQLEAILLDYQARREIFLQRHGPLSVYTACLSFFFLAACSAATAALLRHKVKARLTKKDS, encoded by the coding sequence ATGACCACCGCCATCCTGGAGCGCCTGAGCACCCTGTCGGTCAGCGGGCAGCAGCTGCGCCGCCTGCCCAAGATCCTGGAGGACGGGCTGCCCAAGATGCCGTGCACCGTGCCCGAGAGCGACGTGCCCCAGCTCTTCCGCGAGCCCTACATCCACACCGGCTACCGCCCCACCGGGCACGAGTGGCGCTACTACTTCTTCAGCCTCTTCCAGAAGCACAACGAGGTGGTCAACGTCTGGACCCACCTGCTGGCGGCCCTGGCCGTGCTCCTGCGGTTCTGGGCCTTCGCGGAGACcgaggccctgccctgggcctccccccactccctgccGCTGCTCCTCTTCATCCTCTCCTCCATCACTTACCTCACCTGCAGCCTTCTGGCCCACCTGCTGCAGTCCAAGTCCGAGCTCTCCCACTACACCTTCTACTTTGTGGACTACGTCGGCGTGAGCGTTTACCAGTATGGCAGCGCCCTGGCCCACTTCTTCTACAGCTCGGACCAGGCCTGGTATGAGCGGTTCTGGCTTTTCTTCCTGCCGGCCGCTGCCTTCTGCGGCTGGCTGTCTTGTGCCGGCTGTTGCTACGCCAAGTACCGCTACCGCAGGCCTTACCCGGTCATGAGGAAGATCTGCCAAGTGGTGCCGGCGGGGCTGGCCTTCGTTCTGGACATCAGCCCTGTGGCTCACCGCGTGGCTCTCTGCCACCTGGCTGGCTGCCAGGAGCAGGCAGCCTGGTACCACACCCTGCAGATCCTCTTCTTCCTGGTCAGCGCCTACTTCTTCTCCTGCCCGGTGCCCGAGAAGTACTTCCCGGGTTCCTGTGACATCGTGGGCCACGGGCATCAGATCTTCCATGCTTTTCTGTCCATCTGCACGCTCTCCCAGCTGGAGGCCATCCTCCTGGACTACCAGGCCCGGCGGGAGATCTTCCTGCAGCGCCACGGGCCCCTGTCCGTCTACACGGCCTgcctctccttcttcttcttggCAGCCTGCAGCGCCGCCACCGCCGCACTGCTAAGGCACAAAGTCAAGGCCAGACTGACCAAGAAGGATTCCTGA